One Niabella beijingensis DNA window includes the following coding sequences:
- a CDS encoding outer membrane beta-barrel protein: protein MIKPFLFFVFIYCCPVAVLGQKSGTVKGILIDTLSNRPVGAATVSVLDKKDSSLVSFSLSDDNGEFDFTNIRKGTYCLLVTHVAYQNTDLFFTISDEIKNADLGRISMTDLHAVLKEVTVKAEAAPVTMSGDTIQYHAGSFKTAPDASVEQLLKKLPGIQVDKDGTVKAQGEKVTRVLVDGKEFFGKDPSVATKNLAAAVVDNVQVYNKQSDQAQLTGFEDGDYERTINLKLKADKKKGVFGELSAGAGSQGRFAAKGNLNSFEGARQTSVLAAGNNVNENAFTFSNMFGSGPASPPGGGKAAASDGAPESSDETGGINRILGTGINYNNVFGSKVDWQSSLFLNRYDPSAETYLERQNISSGGDNYSTKTSKAFNNNTSGRFNINALYAIDSTQALRFRPDFNYQDSRSRSESNFDSRLGNGSRINDGSTINTTQSHGFAYTADLMYWKKFRKQGRTFSLLLQHSVSNTDGTGSLLTHLNYYNASGLIQQQDTTDQQNENKNNNTSYNVKAVYSEPLGKQSLLEFSAGRSVNDNAFRYAVYDFNNITQRYDSLNGQQSGDFDNKYSYINGGLRFRRQERKYSYALGLSWQQALLAGTIGVATGDSVLHKGFYNFLPNARFQYNFTKNKRLVLSYTANTRQPTASQLQPVPDLSDALNILYGNPDLKQELVHKASTNLFLVNPYTNRNFFLYFSAEMTQHKIANDDSLDLQTGQRSTKPVNINGGYHYFNRASYSFPLRLWGAQIGISNTLRYDIDKQFINGRLNTIRTQMVEPALRLDISPSDAISLMVAGRWSANATSYSIQPASGTGYFSQSYEAGIDWQLPFSFFLSGDFTYLLNNDLGDGFNKGILLWNASLSKFFLKNNRGALKLKAFDLLNRNTAISRSASQNYIEDQRNTTLRQYFMLSVTYSLGKTGLNQRGRGGRQQLLR, encoded by the coding sequence ATGATCAAGCCATTTCTTTTCTTTGTTTTTATTTATTGCTGTCCGGTTGCCGTTCTGGGACAAAAGAGCGGCACAGTAAAAGGAATCCTGATTGACACGCTCAGTAACCGCCCTGTTGGTGCTGCAACGGTGTCTGTACTGGATAAAAAGGACTCCTCACTGGTATCATTTTCCTTGTCGGATGACAACGGGGAATTTGATTTTACCAATATCCGGAAAGGGACATACTGCTTGCTGGTAACGCATGTGGCCTATCAAAACACTGATCTGTTCTTCACTATCAGCGATGAAATAAAAAATGCCGACCTGGGCCGCATCAGCATGACGGATCTGCATGCCGTTTTGAAGGAAGTAACGGTTAAGGCCGAAGCAGCCCCCGTGACCATGAGCGGAGATACGATCCAGTACCATGCCGGCTCCTTTAAAACAGCTCCTGACGCCAGTGTGGAACAGCTGCTGAAGAAGCTGCCCGGTATACAGGTAGACAAGGACGGAACGGTTAAGGCGCAGGGTGAAAAAGTGACAAGAGTATTGGTGGACGGGAAGGAGTTTTTCGGTAAGGATCCCAGTGTGGCAACAAAAAACCTTGCGGCGGCTGTTGTTGACAATGTACAGGTGTACAATAAACAGAGCGACCAGGCACAGCTTACGGGCTTTGAGGACGGAGATTATGAACGGACCATTAACCTGAAGTTAAAGGCCGATAAAAAGAAAGGCGTATTTGGTGAATTGTCTGCAGGCGCAGGCAGTCAGGGCCGTTTTGCTGCAAAGGGCAATCTAAACAGTTTTGAAGGCGCACGTCAGACCTCCGTGCTGGCCGCGGGAAATAATGTTAATGAAAATGCCTTTACATTTTCCAATATGTTTGGTTCCGGCCCCGCTTCTCCGCCGGGAGGTGGTAAGGCTGCTGCTTCCGATGGCGCTCCGGAAAGCTCAGATGAGACAGGTGGTATCAACAGGATACTGGGTACGGGCATTAATTACAACAATGTATTCGGAAGCAAGGTCGACTGGCAAAGCAGTCTGTTTCTGAACCGGTATGATCCTTCAGCAGAAACGTATCTTGAACGGCAGAATATCTCATCCGGCGGAGATAACTACTCTACAAAAACATCGAAAGCGTTTAACAATAATACATCGGGGCGCTTCAATATAAATGCGCTTTATGCGATCGATTCCACGCAGGCGTTGCGGTTCCGCCCCGACTTTAATTACCAGGACAGCAGGTCCCGCTCGGAATCGAACTTTGATAGCCGGTTGGGTAACGGAAGCAGGATCAACGACGGATCCACCATCAATACGACCCAAAGTCACGGGTTTGCTTATACTGCAGATCTGATGTACTGGAAGAAATTCCGGAAACAGGGAAGGACGTTTTCCCTGCTGTTGCAGCATTCGGTCTCGAACACGGATGGCACAGGTTCGCTGCTGACACATCTTAACTACTACAATGCCTCCGGCCTGATACAGCAACAGGATACGACCGATCAGCAAAATGAGAACAAAAATAACAACACCAGCTACAACGTGAAAGCGGTTTATAGTGAACCTTTGGGAAAGCAATCGCTGCTTGAATTCAGTGCCGGAAGGAGTGTAAATGATAATGCCTTCCGGTATGCTGTTTATGATTTTAATAATATCACACAGCGGTACGATTCGCTCAACGGACAACAGTCGGGCGATTTTGATAATAAATACAGCTATATCAACGGAGGGCTTCGTTTCCGCCGGCAGGAGCGGAAATACAGTTATGCCCTGGGACTTTCCTGGCAGCAGGCGCTATTGGCCGGCACCATCGGTGTAGCAACGGGGGATTCGGTCCTTCACAAAGGGTTTTATAATTTTTTACCCAATGCACGATTTCAATATAATTTTACAAAGAATAAACGGTTGGTTCTTTCTTATACTGCCAATACCCGGCAACCCACGGCATCGCAGCTTCAACCCGTCCCGGATCTCAGCGATGCATTGAATATCCTGTATGGCAATCCCGACTTGAAACAGGAACTGGTGCATAAGGCCAGTACCAACCTGTTTCTTGTAAATCCATACACCAACCGGAATTTCTTTCTGTATTTTTCCGCCGAGATGACGCAGCACAAAATTGCAAACGATGATTCACTGGATCTGCAAACGGGTCAGCGTTCTACAAAGCCGGTGAATATAAATGGGGGGTATCATTATTTTAACAGGGCCAGCTATAGTTTTCCCCTCCGGCTGTGGGGCGCACAGATCGGCATTTCAAATACGCTTCGTTATGATATCGACAAACAGTTTATTAACGGGCGTTTAAATACCATTAGAACGCAGATGGTGGAACCTGCATTGCGCCTGGACATAAGTCCGTCGGATGCGATCAGTCTTATGGTTGCCGGGCGATGGAGTGCGAATGCCACCAGTTACTCGATACAACCGGCTTCCGGCACCGGGTATTTTTCTCAGTCCTATGAAGCCGGGATCGACTGGCAGCTGCCATTCAGTTTTTTCCTCTCCGGTGATTTTACCTACCTGCTGAATAACGATCTGGGCGATGGTTTTAATAAAGGGATCCTGCTCTGGAATGCCAGCCTTAGTAAATTCTTTTTGAAGAACAACCGTGGGGCATTAAAGCTAAAAGCTTTCGACCTGCTGAACCGCAATACGGCGATCAGTCGCTCTGCCAGTCAGAATTATATCGAGGATCAGCGCAATACCACGCTGCGGCAATATTTTATGCTGAGCGTTACCTACAGTCTCGGAAAAACCGGATTGAATCAGCGCGGCCGTGGCGGCCGGCAGCAGCTGCTGCGGTAA
- a CDS encoding response regulator transcription factor produces MSTTRILYIEDELFLGKIVKESLESRGFEVIMERDGDKAIALMQETKPDICVTDIMLPNKDGFAIAAEIRKIDKQLPIIFLTARTQTEDVVKGFGLGGNDYIRKPFSMEELIVRVEHLLHKKSPKNGQTGDAAVVIGQYVFQPRKQLLTFGEEVRKLSFRENRLLQLLYEGREDIVQRRVILNALWGSDSFFNSRNLDVYITKLRAYLKNDPSLEIITVKGIGYRFVI; encoded by the coding sequence ATGAGTACAACACGCATTCTCTATATTGAAGATGAGCTTTTTCTGGGAAAGATCGTTAAGGAAAGCCTTGAAAGCCGGGGATTTGAAGTGATTATGGAGCGCGATGGCGATAAGGCCATTGCACTGATGCAGGAAACAAAACCTGATATATGTGTAACCGATATCATGCTGCCCAATAAGGATGGTTTTGCCATTGCTGCTGAAATCAGAAAGATCGACAAACAGCTGCCGATCATTTTCCTTACCGCCAGAACACAAACAGAAGATGTGGTAAAAGGATTCGGTTTAGGAGGCAACGATTATATCCGGAAACCGTTTAGCATGGAAGAGCTGATCGTACGTGTAGAGCACCTGCTCCATAAGAAGTCTCCGAAAAACGGACAAACAGGAGATGCCGCTGTCGTGATCGGGCAATATGTTTTTCAGCCGAGGAAGCAACTGCTGACCTTCGGTGAGGAAGTACGTAAACTGTCCTTCCGGGAAAACCGGTTATTACAGCTGCTTTATGAAGGACGGGAAGATATTGTTCAGCGAAGGGTCATCCTGAATGCGCTTTGGGGCAGTGACTCTTTTTTTAACAGCCGCAACCTGGATGTGTATATCACCAAGTTGCGGGCGTACCTGAAAAACGATCCTTCGCTGGAGATCATCACTGTTAAGGGGATCGGATACCGGTTTGTTATATAA
- a CDS encoding sensor histidine kinase encodes MIIAFLVLTGFQIWWLQTNYTNEKSTFNIKTASTFNELVRETEDSIVQTAIARQFPEFKKFSTTAMPAGRFPEHTVAVPRMFFTQRKEADAEPGKRAAGNILVRYGSKDSLYEAAGTVAPAAPPVELHQMGATMNSVDMDNGTETEGHTFRKGVRVLSTRMAPLVSGVTGVAIGRAPDKRTGDFHFAFADSTGKMVSLKLDSLLAYPFDLKRLSRAYAARLRQMKVNTSFAIRPVAADKYHDTTMISALSGNTLYLLSFPNATAFLYKTIALPITFSVFLIALTGITFVLLYRGLQKQRKLTAIKNEFISNMTHELKTPIATVGVAIEALKNFSAIDNPQKREEYLEASQKELHRLSLLVDKVMRLSLIDKKGIQLNKAPLNLSEVVAEVTRSMRLQLERKQAVVSVSGTKEVPVYADRMHLESVVFNLLDNALKYSKGHPVIKIDLQKQARGAQLSVSDNGIGIPPEYRQKVFEKFFRVPHGDTHNAKGYGLGLNYVWQVVKQHGGTTTLYSKPGETIFVITIG; translated from the coding sequence ATGATCATTGCATTTCTGGTGCTCACCGGGTTTCAGATCTGGTGGTTGCAAACCAATTATACCAATGAAAAGAGTACATTCAATATAAAGACGGCTTCCACCTTCAATGAATTGGTCCGGGAAACAGAAGATTCAATTGTACAGACTGCAATTGCGCGTCAGTTCCCTGAATTTAAAAAATTCAGCACCACGGCAATGCCTGCAGGACGGTTCCCGGAGCACACTGTTGCGGTGCCCCGGATGTTCTTTACACAAAGAAAGGAAGCGGATGCTGAACCCGGAAAACGGGCTGCAGGTAATATACTTGTCAGGTATGGTTCCAAAGATTCCTTATATGAAGCTGCCGGAACTGTTGCCCCCGCAGCACCACCGGTGGAACTGCATCAGATGGGAGCGACAATGAACAGTGTTGATATGGATAACGGTACGGAAACGGAGGGGCATACTTTCAGGAAAGGGGTAAGGGTACTGTCCACACGGATGGCTCCGCTCGTTTCCGGTGTGACAGGCGTGGCTATAGGCCGGGCCCCCGATAAACGAACGGGGGATTTTCATTTCGCGTTTGCCGACAGTACCGGGAAAATGGTTTCACTTAAACTGGATTCACTGCTGGCGTACCCGTTTGATCTTAAGCGGTTGTCCCGCGCTTATGCCGCTAGGCTCCGGCAGATGAAGGTGAATACTTCGTTTGCGATCCGCCCTGTGGCTGCGGATAAGTACCACGACACAACAATGATCAGCGCCCTGAGCGGAAATACGCTGTATCTGCTCAGCTTTCCCAATGCGACAGCATTTCTGTACAAGACCATCGCATTACCTATAACATTTTCTGTTTTCCTGATCGCACTGACGGGTATCACTTTTGTATTATTATACCGGGGACTGCAAAAGCAACGGAAACTGACAGCGATAAAGAATGAGTTCATCAGCAATATGACGCATGAACTTAAAACTCCCATTGCTACGGTTGGTGTTGCCATCGAGGCGTTAAAGAATTTCAGTGCTATTGATAATCCGCAGAAGCGAGAAGAATACCTGGAAGCATCGCAAAAAGAACTGCACCGCCTGTCACTGCTCGTGGATAAGGTAATGCGGCTCTCCCTGATAGATAAAAAAGGAATACAGCTGAATAAAGCACCGCTGAATTTATCGGAAGTGGTAGCAGAGGTGACCCGTTCGATGCGGTTGCAGTTGGAGCGGAAACAGGCTGTTGTTTCAGTTTCCGGGACAAAGGAGGTTCCGGTTTATGCCGACAGGATGCATTTGGAAAGTGTGGTGTTTAACCTGCTGGATAATGCATTGAAGTACAGCAAGGGCCATCCTGTTATCAAGATCGACCTGCAAAAGCAGGCCCGGGGCGCACAACTGTCGGTGAGCGATAACGGCATCGGTATTCCACCCGAATACCGGCAAAAAGTATTTGAAAAATTCTTTCGCGTACCGCACGGGGATACGCATAATGCAAAAGGGTATGGCCTGGGGCTGAACTATGTATGGCAGGTGGTAAAGCAGCACGGAGGTACCACCACCTTATACAGCAAGCCGGGGGAAACAATATTTGTTATTACGATCGGTTAA
- a CDS encoding GLPGLI family protein, with product MKKIFFTAAAISIVVVVWGQQQQGMITYRSTIQMQGAGTLRVAGGREIQGPEAAALQKQLDQPRISHFELLFGNNKTLWQSAIEQPEAAEPAPQAGNTQIRLNFIGGDDAVMYTDLTTGLLTEQRELNEKKYLIRDTVMPLKWKIEGITKTVLGYTCQKATAIRYGKRMVPRMQDGKFEEKEVADTTSIIAWFTGSIPVAAGPASFQKQLPGMILEMDINNGRQVYTAVAISSKVAVDKIREPSGKTRISRAAFKAEMERSRKRMMEQFKNTDRSGNIHIQAVGM from the coding sequence ATGAAGAAAATATTCTTTACGGCCGCCGCTATTTCAATAGTAGTCGTGGTATGGGGCCAGCAACAGCAGGGTATGATAACCTACCGCAGTACGATCCAGATGCAAGGTGCCGGTACATTGCGCGTAGCCGGTGGCAGGGAAATACAGGGACCGGAAGCAGCGGCTTTGCAAAAACAGCTGGACCAGCCACGCATCAGCCACTTCGAGCTCCTGTTCGGCAATAATAAAACACTGTGGCAATCGGCAATAGAACAGCCGGAAGCCGCCGAACCGGCCCCGCAGGCCGGCAATACGCAGATCCGGTTGAATTTTATTGGCGGTGATGACGCCGTCATGTACACTGACCTTACGACAGGCCTGCTTACAGAGCAACGGGAACTCAATGAAAAAAAATACCTGATCCGGGACACGGTGATGCCGCTAAAATGGAAAATAGAAGGCATCACGAAAACCGTACTCGGCTATACCTGCCAGAAAGCCACCGCTATCCGCTATGGCAAACGGATGGTCCCCAGGATGCAGGACGGAAAATTCGAAGAGAAAGAAGTAGCGGATACCACCAGTATCATTGCCTGGTTTACCGGCAGCATACCGGTAGCGGCCGGCCCTGCCTCCTTTCAGAAGCAGCTGCCCGGAATGATCCTGGAGATGGATATCAACAACGGAAGACAGGTATACACGGCTGTCGCTATTTCGTCAAAAGTGGCGGTGGATAAGATCCGGGAGCCCTCAGGAAAGACCCGGATTTCCCGCGCTGCATTTAAAGCCGAAATGGAACGGTCAAGAAAAAGAATGATGGAACAGTTTAAGAATACGGACAGGAGCGGGAATATACACATCCAGGCGGTGGGTATGTGA
- a CDS encoding LytR/AlgR family response regulator transcription factor translates to MQVVIIDREPFAAEQLQDILDSLDPGIRVVKQLFTVAEATAYFDKNGAPDLIFSDIELADGTSFHIFEKTAISAPIVFITTGTQYALQAFKTNGIDYILKPLNKNSISEAIHKYVLIQTAIFKKLAYDQSHITGPGSAKNKTELPTRLLVKYCDRITPVQITNIAFFECRNKTLQLTTMENRSYPLSKTLEETEKICGGKFYRVNRQLLLNREAIREVLQGYSRKLVVKLKTSALPDIVIHKAKATEFLTWLSA, encoded by the coding sequence ATGCAAGTAGTTATTATAGACCGGGAACCATTTGCAGCGGAACAGCTGCAAGACATCCTGGATAGCCTGGACCCGGGCATCCGGGTAGTCAAACAACTTTTTACAGTGGCCGAAGCCACCGCCTACTTTGATAAGAACGGGGCACCCGATCTCATATTTTCCGATATTGAACTGGCAGATGGTACCAGTTTTCATATTTTTGAAAAGACAGCGATATCTGCTCCTATCGTATTTATAACCACCGGTACCCAATATGCATTGCAGGCTTTTAAAACAAACGGCATTGATTATATTTTAAAGCCCTTAAATAAAAACAGCATCAGTGAGGCTATTCATAAATATGTCCTGATACAGACCGCCATATTTAAAAAGCTGGCATACGATCAGTCCCATATTACAGGACCGGGTTCCGCCAAAAACAAAACAGAGCTTCCCACGCGGCTGCTGGTAAAGTACTGCGACCGGATCACACCGGTACAGATAACGAATATTGCATTCTTTGAATGCCGGAACAAAACATTACAGCTGACCACAATGGAAAACAGAAGTTATCCGCTGAGTAAAACACTGGAAGAAACAGAAAAGATCTGCGGCGGGAAGTTTTACCGCGTAAACCGGCAGCTGCTGCTAAACAGGGAAGCCATCCGGGAGGTACTGCAGGGCTATTCCCGGAAACTGGTGGTAAAACTAAAGACCAGTGCATTGCCGGACATTGTCATACACAAGGCAAAGGCAACGGAGTTCCTTACCTGGTTAAGCGCCTGA
- a CDS encoding TonB-dependent receptor, whose product MQERIITLLTTLLSLAFAEAAVAQEVKLKGRVLTENNSPAAFATIILDSTDYGTTTNENGNYAINNLKPGHYKIIASAVNNNPQQQEIDCRAGETVVINFTLKKQTGSLDEVKVSSSSAHQELKTQIINTAAFKEQPSTLIELMNRSAGIRIRQTGGLGGRSDLMLNGFQNRSIKFFKDGIPLDYLGSGFDISLVPVNMLDRVEVYKGVLPFSLGADALGGAVNMIGRHTFTNFLNVAYEFGSFNTHRVSLNTYHTNRSGRFFAGLNGFYNYSDNDYRADVQTLDPETGIKEDYRARLFHNKFSNDYLEGYTGVKNLSWADELKLSVTAFSINRQLQFGSTMDQPFGAAKGLQNAVVPALNYKKQLWNDQFSINQFVAYSAIRSKTIDTAHGSYDWRGVYTYNPSGIGELSAKGSLSDILFQNYISRSNLTYALNGHHRLNLNAVYNKYRRTGEDPYGNKFKNGVDALTPPAGYEKFIVALGLTSDFPSKKLQNSFALKWFRYQTNATDADFQGNEVTTQNKRSAWGVSEGLRFNVSQYASFYLSGESALRLPELDELFGDGNLKLSNFNLKPERSINISLSYKVAVPGNYSAEINTFYRRTKDMILLMPHNLLFSQSQNVENVHGYGLDADGRYFITRWLDASANFTYQNLRVFNTGYQLTEGARLRNTPYFFANAGLNAKFRHVALAEDNISIYCYYSFVREYYLDYIPRDLEPDGFLGLFGRANLDARNIIPNQHLVTAGFTYFPYKSRYSIGLQVKNLFNEAIYDNFKIQNPGRNFSVKLNYSL is encoded by the coding sequence TTGCAGGAAAGAATCATAACGTTACTGACTACTTTACTGTCTCTTGCATTTGCTGAAGCTGCTGTTGCGCAGGAGGTCAAATTAAAAGGCCGTGTTCTCACAGAGAACAACAGCCCTGCTGCGTTTGCAACCATCATTCTGGACAGCACGGACTATGGCACTACAACCAACGAGAACGGGAATTATGCGATCAACAATTTAAAACCCGGTCACTATAAGATCATTGCTTCTGCTGTTAACAACAATCCACAACAGCAGGAGATCGATTGCCGGGCCGGAGAAACGGTCGTTATCAATTTCACCCTGAAAAAACAAACCGGCAGCCTGGATGAGGTAAAAGTCTCCTCATCCTCCGCACATCAGGAACTAAAAACACAGATCATTAACACGGCCGCCTTTAAAGAGCAGCCCTCCACCCTCATCGAATTAATGAACCGGAGCGCCGGCATAAGGATACGGCAGACGGGAGGATTGGGAGGAAGAAGCGACCTGATGCTTAACGGATTTCAAAACCGCTCGATAAAATTCTTCAAGGATGGGATCCCGCTGGATTACCTGGGTTCGGGCTTTGATATTTCCCTGGTGCCGGTCAACATGCTGGACCGTGTTGAAGTATATAAAGGCGTGCTGCCCTTTTCCCTGGGTGCAGATGCATTGGGAGGTGCCGTTAATATGATCGGCAGGCATACCTTTACAAATTTCCTGAATGTTGCTTACGAGTTCGGTTCGTTTAATACACACCGGGTCTCTTTAAACACATACCACACCAACAGATCGGGCCGGTTCTTTGCCGGCCTCAACGGTTTCTATAATTATTCCGACAACGACTACCGGGCGGATGTTCAAACGCTGGACCCCGAAACCGGCATCAAGGAAGATTACCGGGCAAGGCTCTTTCATAACAAGTTTTCAAATGACTATCTTGAAGGATATACCGGTGTAAAAAATCTGTCATGGGCAGATGAATTAAAACTGTCCGTCACCGCTTTTTCCATCAACCGGCAGCTCCAGTTCGGCAGTACCATGGACCAGCCCTTTGGTGCGGCAAAAGGATTGCAGAACGCCGTTGTTCCTGCGCTCAATTACAAAAAACAACTGTGGAATGATCAGTTCTCCATTAACCAGTTCGTTGCCTATAGCGCTATCCGTTCAAAAACCATCGACACAGCACACGGCTCCTACGACTGGAGAGGCGTCTACACTTATAACCCTTCAGGTATCGGGGAGCTCTCTGCCAAAGGCAGTTTGTCGGATATCCTTTTTCAAAATTATATTTCAAGATCCAATCTCACCTATGCCCTGAACGGGCATCACCGGCTGAACCTGAATGCCGTTTACAATAAATACCGCAGAACCGGTGAAGATCCTTATGGCAACAAATTCAAAAACGGAGTGGATGCACTTACCCCTCCGGCCGGTTATGAAAAGTTCATTGTGGCATTGGGCCTCACCTCAGACTTTCCCAGCAAAAAATTGCAGAACAGTTTTGCCCTGAAATGGTTCCGGTACCAGACAAATGCCACAGATGCCGACTTTCAGGGCAATGAAGTGACCACACAAAATAAAAGAAGTGCCTGGGGCGTATCAGAAGGGCTACGCTTTAATGTAAGTCAGTACGCCTCCTTTTACCTTTCGGGGGAGTCGGCCCTGCGGCTGCCGGAGCTGGATGAGCTTTTTGGAGATGGTAATCTGAAGCTCTCTAATTTCAACCTGAAACCCGAACGCAGCATTAACATCAGTTTAAGTTACAAAGTCGCTGTTCCCGGCAATTATTCAGCAGAGATCAATACTTTTTACCGGCGTACAAAGGACATGATCCTGCTGATGCCCCACAACCTCCTGTTTTCCCAGAGTCAGAATGTGGAAAATGTACATGGCTACGGACTGGATGCGGATGGTCGTTATTTTATTACCCGCTGGCTGGATGCATCCGCCAATTTTACTTATCAGAACCTGAGGGTATTTAATACCGGTTACCAGCTTACTGAAGGTGCCCGCCTTCGTAACACCCCTTATTTTTTCGCTAATGCCGGGCTGAATGCAAAATTCCGGCATGTCGCTTTAGCCGAAGATAACATCAGCATCTACTGTTACTATTCATTTGTAAGGGAATACTACCTGGACTATATTCCCAGGGACCTGGAGCCGGATGGCTTCCTGGGATTGTTCGGCAGGGCCAATCTTGATGCACGGAATATCATTCCCAACCAGCACCTGGTAACGGCCGGTTTCACCTATTTCCCTTACAAGAGCCGTTATTCGATCGGCCTGCAGGTAAAGAACCTGTTTAACGAAGCCATTTATGACAACTTTAAAATACAAAATCCCGGAAGGAATTTCTCAGTAAAACTCAATTATTCATTATAA
- a CDS encoding PepSY-associated TM helix domain-containing protein yields the protein MKVATAKKWFWWHKWTSLICTLFLLMWCITGLPLIFHHEIEEWLEPEHHPAVAAGTPKSLDSLLQEGRRNNPDKIPRYIFWDDEVPEKVTFDFAPSMDAEYTKSSYVSFNRFTGAPMPSLNPNGIMTKILRIHADLFLGIGGKLFLGLVGIIFVIAIISGVVLYGSIMKKFDFGMVRKYKSKRLQWLDTHNLIGIITLCWAAVVGLTGIINCLSDVVLALWQRGQLAEMTAPYVHQKPVEGKLASLDSTVAVAQRAAPDMEMRIIAYPGSIFSSKHHYAVFMNGKSPVTSRLLKPALIDAKTAQLTDIRAMPWYVNGLFISQPLHFGDYGGLPLKIIWTLFDLATIIVLITGLYLWIKRRKAARQQWSLIEEKEAIDYAKE from the coding sequence ATGAAAGTAGCTACTGCCAAAAAATGGTTCTGGTGGCATAAGTGGACCAGTCTTATCTGTACTCTTTTCTTATTGATGTGGTGTATTACTGGATTACCACTTATATTCCATCACGAGATTGAGGAATGGCTGGAGCCGGAACATCATCCGGCTGTTGCCGCCGGAACGCCAAAGAGTCTCGACTCCCTGTTACAGGAAGGCCGGAGGAACAACCCGGACAAAATTCCCCGGTATATTTTCTGGGATGATGAGGTACCTGAAAAAGTAACCTTCGATTTCGCACCCAGTATGGATGCCGAATATACAAAAAGCAGTTACGTTTCATTTAACCGGTTCACCGGTGCCCCCATGCCGTCACTGAACCCGAATGGCATCATGACAAAGATACTTCGGATTCATGCCGATCTGTTCCTGGGTATCGGCGGCAAACTGTTCCTGGGCCTGGTGGGCATCATTTTTGTCATTGCCATCATCAGCGGCGTGGTATTGTATGGCAGTATTATGAAGAAGTTTGATTTCGGGATGGTCCGCAAGTATAAATCAAAAAGACTGCAGTGGCTGGACACCCATAATCTTATCGGCATCATCACGCTTTGCTGGGCTGCAGTTGTGGGGCTTACCGGTATCATCAATTGTTTGTCGGATGTGGTGCTGGCGTTATGGCAGCGCGGACAGCTGGCAGAAATGACAGCGCCCTATGTTCATCAAAAACCGGTTGAAGGCAAACTGGCATCACTCGACAGCACAGTGGCAGTGGCACAGCGTGCAGCACCCGATATGGAGATGAGGATCATCGCCTACCCCGGCAGCATTTTTTCCAGCAAACACCACTACGCCGTGTTCATGAATGGCAAAAGCCCTGTCACCTCCCGCTTACTGAAGCCGGCGCTTATTGACGCCAAAACAGCACAGCTGACGGATATCCGGGCGATGCCCTGGTATGTGAACGGGTTATTCATTTCGCAACCACTGCATTTTGGTGATTATGGAGGCCTGCCGCTCAAGATCATCTGGACCCTCTTTGATCTTGCCACCATCATTGTGCTGATCACAGGGCTGTATTTATGGATCAAACGGCGCAAGGCCGCCAGACAACAGTGGTCACTTATTGAAGAAAAAGAAGCAATTGATTATGCCAAAGAATAA
- a CDS encoding class I SAM-dependent methyltransferase, translating to MKPGPLQEIVMEKNSGHETDFRELAAQLRCPSGAGGSEVAAQMFAANRNMIGKTVDVLELSAVQEVLEIGFGSGLHVPDLFATNTSLRYHGVDISDLMVETAQAGNQQLTAAGKAVFLKTEAGMPLPFEADHFNAIFSVNTLYFWPAPEHQFAGCYRVLTAGGRMALAFIERSFGATLPFTRFGFTLYEADEVEQLFAGAGFAGITTIRHEEQIVSNTGKPVMRPFVVMVGKKE from the coding sequence ATGAAACCGGGACCTTTGCAGGAAATAGTTATGGAAAAAAACTCCGGGCACGAAACGGATTTCCGGGAACTGGCGGCGCAGCTCCGTTGTCCTTCGGGTGCCGGCGGATCCGAAGTGGCGGCACAGATGTTTGCAGCAAACAGGAACATGATCGGGAAAACAGTGGATGTCCTGGAACTTTCTGCCGTGCAGGAGGTTCTTGAGATCGGTTTTGGAAGCGGTTTGCATGTGCCGGACCTTTTTGCAACCAACACCAGCCTGCGCTACCATGGGGTGGATATTTCCGATCTGATGGTGGAGACCGCGCAGGCCGGCAATCAGCAGCTGACCGCTGCCGGCAAGGCTGTATTTCTCAAAACGGAGGCTGGAATGCCCCTGCCTTTTGAGGCGGATCATTTTAACGCGATCTTCAGCGTCAATACCCTTTATTTCTGGCCTGCTCCGGAACATCAGTTTGCCGGCTGTTACCGCGTACTGACAGCAGGCGGGCGCATGGCACTGGCCTTTATCGAGCGATCCTTTGGAGCAACGCTGCCTTTTACCCGGTTCGGGTTCACCCTTTATGAAGCCGATGAAGTGGAACAGTTGTTTGCCGGAGCGGGATTTGCCGGCATTACCACCATTCGTCATGAAGAGCAGATCGTCAGCAATACCGGCAAACCGGTGATGCGGCCTTTTGTTGTCATGGTGGGTAAAAAAGAATGA